ggtttaatcaaatattaaacttctttttttttctttatgtgaTTGGGTTTTGATGTAGGATGTGAAGTGCCAAGGCTGCTTTAACATGTAAGCTTTCCTTGACCTTTTAGAACTCTTTTATTTTGAATCTGTACATGTGTTTTGCTATGTAATTTATGACGAATGGTGTGGGTTGGGTTTTTGCAGTACGACAGTGTTCAACCACTCGCAGACGGTTGTGGTGTGCGGAAACTGCCAGACTGTGTTGTGCCAACCTACAGGAGGGAAGGCAAGGCTCACTGAAGGTTGCTCTTTCAGGAAAAAGTTATGAAGAAGATGACTCAGCCACATTTTTTCCCTTAATTTCTTTTATGAATTTGGGATCATTTTTTGAGCTAGTAAAATCTATGACTTGTGACTTTAAAGCATGGATCTTTGGAGTTGAGTAGAAGTTTGCTCATTTATCAATGCGTTTATTACAtcctgagtttttttttcagatgcTCAATGTCTATTCATTACACACAAgtttaaggaaaacaaaaagTTGTGAAGTCAAGCTGTAGATTTGTCACCAAACTTGTGTAGTGTTAGTGAAAGTTTGGTTTATACTCTTCGTGAATCTTTTCTTTCAAACCAagtctttctctttctttatatATCTTATGCTTCAGTCATGTGTTTTGAACTGTGTCTGGAGCTCTGATAGTATCCTTCTTCAGAAGGGCACTCTTGTCATCTTACTCAATCTTCCATGACTGTTTGAGCCTTTCATTTAATCAATTCTCATATATAATATACGATGATGGATGCTACTTCtgtttatttaattatcatTATCACTTAGCTTTTATAGCAATCAACACCGACGCGAAGTAAAGCAAAAATGGCTTTTATTAGCACTTGTTAAATTGTGTCTGGTAAGGTTCTGTTTTCCATTAAAGATCGAAAGCTTTGTTGTGATACATTCAGGTTCAAGATTCTCAAAACTCTTTTGatgtcttcttcctttttatttttgtttcaaaatcaGTCTCCTTATTTATAACAAATCTTTTCAACTTGATCAACACTCTTTCAACTACTACTTCATTCAAGTATCCCATCAAGAAACAGAGCTCTAGGATCGTGTGTGATCATGGTGGAAGAGAAGAAACCCGGAAACGAAACACTGGTTAATCCAACAGCTAAAAGATTTGTTACTACAAGCATCAGAGCTTGTCCCTATTGCTTGGGGCAAAGCAAGAACAGTGAAAACTTTCTCCAGCAGGTGGAGAGTGATCATATCAAGATTAGAGAAGATACCGACATGTTTATCAAACTTGTCTACCCATCCTTGCTTCTCCAAAAACACCCTCTGCAAAGAGCAGCTTCACGCGGTCTTACAAAACTTGAAAGAAACTATCCTGCTCGCCACTGTATGCGTGCAAGAGAAGCAAGAAGGGAAACTGAAGATGCAGAGTGATCTCGACTCTCTTTCTGCGAGAATCGATCTTAGTTTGAAAGATTGTGGACTGCTGATGAAAAGAGACGTTCTCGAAGAAGTTACACAATCAATTCAAGACTTGGAAACGTTCAGCGTCAGAGAGCTGCTTGCCCGGCTTCAGATAGGTCGCTTAGAGTCAAAAATCAAGGC
The DNA window shown above is from Raphanus sativus cultivar WK10039 unplaced genomic scaffold, ASM80110v3 Scaffold2470, whole genome shotgun sequence and carries:
- the LOC108847006 gene encoding 40S ribosomal protein S27-2-like: MVLQNDIDLLNPPAELEKRKHKLKRLVQSPNSFFMDVKCQGCFNITTVFNHSQTVVVCGNCQTVLCQPTGGKARLTEGCSFRKKL